GGCACCTGCGGCAACTGCCATGGACCGGCCGAATTCAGCGGCCCCACGTTCCTCCGGGTGTGGGAGGGCCGCTCCGTTTTCGACCTGTTCGACCAGATCCGCAACGCCATGCCGCTGGACAACCCGGGCGGGCTGTCGCGCGAGCAGTACACGAGCGTCATGGCCTATCTGCTCCGCATCAACGAGTATCCGGCGGGCGACGTCGAGCTGCCGGCCACCGACGATGCGCTGAAACGAATCCGGTTCCAGCCGGTGCAGTAGCCGCCGTCAACGCCGCATACTCCCGGCACGACTCCGGTCCCGGCGTGTGACCGGACCGGCTCGCCGGGCACCCTCGAAGACTACGGCAGTCGCAACGCCACCAGCGATCCGGGATGGGATCCGCTGCCGACGGCCATCACGATGTACTGCCTGCCATCGTGCAGGAACGTCATGGGCGCAGCATTCGTCGGCGCCGGCAGCTCCACCGTCGCGATTTCCTCACCTGTCTTCTTGTCCACCGCGTGAAACAGCGGCGCGCCGCCGCGTCCTTCACCGTACATCAGCAGTGACTTCGTGACGATCGCCGTCGCATGCGTGCCCTTGCCGGTGCGCGGGATGTCGATGCCCTGGAGCATGGGATGATTCTTCACGTTGTCGGGCGTGTCGCCGTTCGGGATCCACCAGAGCGTCTCGCCGGTGTTCAGGTCGATCGCCGTGATGCGACCGTACGGTGGCTTGAAGAGCGGCAGACCTTCGACACCGCCAACGCCACCCGGACCGTTCGTGACGAGATCCATGTTGGACTCCGGATCGCGCTCCGTGCCCGGCACGAGCACCGGTGCACTGCACGCTTTCGTCGATGCCACGTAGAGGATGCCCGACTGGGGGTCGACCACCGAGCCGCCCGGAATGTTCGCGCCGCCGTTCGCACCGGGGCAGTGCACTGCGGCACGCAGGCCCTCCGGGTTGTCGCGGTGCAGCGGCGGATTGAACAGCGGACCGATACGGAAGCGACTGACGTGCTCCGTCGCGAGGCGCCGAAGCTCGGGCGTGTAATCGATCAGGTCGTCGATCGTGAGACCCTGCATCTCGAACGGGGCCGGCCGTGTGGGGAACGGCTGCGTCGGTGACGTCCGCTCGCCCGGCACATCCGACTGCGGGACGGGTCGCTCCTCGATCGGCCACACAGGCTCGCCCGTCTCGCGGTTGAACACGTACGTGAAGCCCTGCTTCGTCGTCTGCGCGACGATCGGTACCTCGCGGCCGTTCACCGTCACGTTCAGCACGTGCGGCGATGTCGGATTGTCGTAGTTCCAAATGTCGTGATGCACCGTCTGGAAGTGCCACACGCGCTCGCCCGTCCGCGCGTTCAGCGCCAGCACGCTCGTCGAGAACAGCGTGTTGCCCGGACGATGACCGCCGTAGTAGTCGTTCGTCGGCGGGTCCGTCGGAATGTAGACGATGCCACGCTCGAGATCAGCCGACAGCGGCGCCCACGCGGAGATGTTGCCGGTGTGCTTCCACGCATCGTCTGCCCACGTGTCGTGACCGAACTCGCCCGGCGGGGGCACCACGTTGAACTTCCACAGATGTCTGCCCGTGCGCGTGTCATAGCCGAGAATGTGTCCTGGGACGTTCTCGCGACGCGTCTGGTAGTAGCCCTGCTCGTGCGAGTTGCCGACCACGACCACACCGTTTACGACGATCGGCGGTGACGAGTTCGTGATGATGCTCAGAGAGTCGGTGATGCCGAAGTCCGGATCGTACGGATAGCCGAGGTCCGCCAGCATGTCGACCGTGCCGCTCCGCCCGAATGATTCCACGGGCCGGCCGGTCTTCGCATCGAGTGCGTGCAGGAAGAACGCGGGCGTCACGACATAGATCACGCCGCGCCCATCCACCTCGTCGTACGCGACACCCTTCCCGTAGTTCTGCCGCATCGATCGCT
The DNA window shown above is from Longimicrobiales bacterium and carries:
- a CDS encoding cytochrome c, yielding MTAVAAAFSLFAGPTAGQSASPSDSSRSAAGAYTAAQAKAGEAVFSGTCGNCHGPAEFSGPTFLRVWEGRSVFDLFDQIRNAMPLDNPGGLSREQYTSVMAYLLRINEYPAGDVELPATDDALKRIRFQPVQ
- a CDS encoding PQQ-binding-like beta-propeller repeat protein, with the translated sequence MRHPLRAVLIVFAALVVLAPTSAVGQERGNPDGEWRYWGADAWSSRYSPLDQVDATNFAQLEVAWVWRGDNYGPTPDNILRATPTYIDGIIYTVAGARRTVVAIDPATGETLWTFREPHTKRFERSMRQNYGKGVAYDEVDGRGVIYVVTPAFFLHALDAKTGRPVESFGRSGTVDMLADLGYPYDPDFGITDSLSIITNSSPPIVVNGVVVVGNSHEQGYYQTRRENVPGHILGYDTRTGRHLWKFNVVPPPGEFGHDTWADDAWKHTGNISAWAPLSADLERGIVYIPTDPPTNDYYGGHRPGNTLFSTSVLALNARTGERVWHFQTVHHDIWNYDNPTSPHVLNVTVNGREVPIVAQTTKQGFTYVFNRETGEPVWPIEERPVPQSDVPGERTSPTQPFPTRPAPFEMQGLTIDDLIDYTPELRRLATEHVSRFRIGPLFNPPLHRDNPEGLRAAVHCPGANGGANIPGGSVVDPQSGILYVASTKACSAPVLVPGTERDPESNMDLVTNGPGGVGGVEGLPLFKPPYGRITAIDLNTGETLWWIPNGDTPDNVKNHPMLQGIDIPRTGKGTHATAIVTKSLLMYGEGRGGAPLFHAVDKKTGEEIATVELPAPTNAAPMTFLHDGRQYIVMAVGSGSHPGSLVALRLP